A single genomic interval of Lewinellaceae bacterium harbors:
- the kdpF gene encoding K(+)-transporting ATPase subunit F, with protein MTALLLLSLLVLAYLLYAIIKPEKF; from the coding sequence ATGACTGCACTGCTTTTGCTCTCATTGCTGGTACTGGCGTACCTGCTCTATGCGATTATCAAACCTGAAAAATTCTAG
- the kdpA gene encoding potassium-transporting ATPase subunit KdpA — protein sequence MQTEITGAVLIFLLSAALAWPLGQYMAKVFKGERSLLDFLAPFENAIFRLCAIDPDEQMDWKQNMKAMLSVNIAFFLLAFLLLSLQGFIPFWNPNGFGNWEPTLAFNTAVSFTTNTNLQHYSGETAASYFTQLSVLAWLQFVSAGTGIAACALLFQGLANRSGSRLGNFYKLLVRSCTRILLPLAVVLSLFLSFNGSTAHFRGLQEVATLEGETQKVAGGPAAPMVAIKQLGTNGGGFFGPNSSHPFENPDYLTNIAENIAILLIPIGLVFAFGFYLGRRKLALLFFGIMTLLFISFASFTAWQEIKGNPAFAGMGLEQTINMEGKEARFGPLASSLWGVSTTSTSNGSVNAMHESFMPLSGGVFLLDMFINALYGGVGVGFINFFVFLVVAVFIAGQMIGRTPGLLGKKLEAREVKIAALVVVLHPLLILAGTALASHAAAANPELGWLNKPGFHGFSEMLYEFTSAAANNGSGFEGLGDNTPFWNIATGVAMLLGRFLPIIGPLAIAGSLAAKKPVPESAGSLQLESFAFGAVLLAVILIVAALSFFPALALGPAAEYFNE from the coding sequence ATGCAAACGGAAATTACAGGCGCCGTTCTGATCTTCCTGCTTTCGGCGGCGCTCGCCTGGCCGCTGGGCCAGTACATGGCGAAGGTGTTTAAAGGGGAACGGAGCCTGCTGGATTTTCTGGCGCCCTTCGAAAACGCCATCTTCCGGCTGTGCGCCATCGACCCCGATGAGCAGATGGACTGGAAACAGAATATGAAGGCCATGCTGTCGGTAAATATCGCCTTTTTCCTGCTGGCCTTTCTGCTGCTTTCCCTTCAGGGTTTCATCCCGTTCTGGAACCCCAACGGTTTTGGCAACTGGGAGCCCACTCTGGCTTTCAATACCGCCGTCAGCTTTACCACCAACACCAACCTGCAGCACTATTCCGGCGAAACTGCGGCGAGTTATTTCACACAGCTGAGCGTATTGGCATGGCTTCAGTTTGTCAGCGCAGGCACCGGCATTGCAGCCTGCGCCCTGCTCTTTCAGGGCCTGGCCAACAGATCGGGCAGCCGGCTGGGCAATTTTTACAAGCTGCTGGTGAGGAGTTGCACCCGCATTTTACTGCCCCTGGCGGTGGTGCTGTCGCTTTTCCTGAGCTTCAACGGCTCGACGGCCCACTTCAGGGGCTTGCAGGAGGTTGCCACCCTGGAAGGCGAAACGCAGAAGGTGGCGGGCGGCCCGGCGGCCCCTATGGTGGCCATCAAGCAACTGGGCACCAACGGCGGCGGCTTTTTCGGCCCCAATTCCAGCCACCCCTTCGAGAACCCGGATTACCTGACGAACATAGCTGAAAACATAGCCATTTTGCTGATACCCATCGGGCTGGTGTTCGCCTTCGGCTTCTACCTGGGCCGCAGGAAGCTGGCCCTGTTGTTCTTCGGCATCATGACGCTGTTGTTCATCAGCTTCGCGTCTTTTACTGCCTGGCAGGAGATCAAAGGCAACCCTGCTTTTGCCGGCATGGGGCTGGAGCAAACCATAAACATGGAGGGCAAGGAGGCCCGTTTCGGGCCGCTGGCATCGTCGCTCTGGGGCGTCTCCACCACCTCTACTTCCAACGGCTCGGTCAACGCCATGCACGAAAGCTTCATGCCGCTCTCCGGCGGGGTATTCCTTCTGGATATGTTCATCAACGCCCTCTATGGCGGCGTGGGGGTGGGGTTCATCAATTTCTTCGTATTCCTGGTGGTGGCCGTCTTCATCGCCGGGCAGATGATCGGGCGCACGCCCGGCCTGCTGGGCAAAAAGCTGGAGGCCCGGGAGGTGAAGATCGCGGCCCTGGTCGTCGTCCTGCACCCGTTGCTCATCCTGGCGGGAACGGCCCTGGCCAGCCATGCCGCCGCGGCCAATCCGGAACTGGGCTGGCTGAACAAGCCCGGCTTCCACGGCTTCTCCGAAATGCTCTACGAGTTCACCTCGGCCGCCGCCAATAACGGCTCCGGCTTTGAGGGCCTGGGCGACAATACGCCGTTCTGGAATATCGCCACGGGCGTCGCCATGCTGCTGGGCCGCTTTCTGCCCATCATCGGGCCGCTGGCCATAGCCGGCTCCCTGGCAGCGAAAAAGCCGGTTCCCGAATCGGCAGGCAGCCTGCAACTGGAAAGCTTCGCTTTCGGGGCGGTCCTGCTCGCCGTGATCCTCATCGTGGCCGCCCTGTCGTTCTTCCCGGCGCTGGCACTGGGGCCGGCGGCGGAGTATTTCAATGAGTGA
- a CDS encoding sensor protein KdpD: MKPLSDSRFQDLIRQRRRGKLKVYIGMIAGVGKTYRMLQEAHELIAAGIDARTGLIEPHGREETAALMEGIPQIPLKTVYYKGRELQEMDLDAIIIAHPEVVLVDELAHTNIPGSHNEKRWQDVVEILDNGINVITAFNVQHLESMNSRVEKIAGIEVSETIPDKILEYADEVVNIDLPAADLIKRMREGKIYKGERIARALENFFQPERILQLRDLALRQVASQIERKIEKSLPPKGRMPIERFMGCISTNYEGGKKIIRKTARLAGHYQAEWYVLYVQTSRESTEKIGLKEQRKLIGNFKLAREMGGEVLSISAENAPRGIAGKALELDITNIVIGRPDFSIWRQVAGRNFLIRLLKYLRGTEIDIIIVF; the protein is encoded by the coding sequence ATGAAGCCATTATCTGACAGCAGGTTTCAAGACCTCATCCGGCAGCGCCGCAGAGGCAAGTTGAAGGTTTACATCGGCATGATCGCCGGCGTGGGCAAGACCTACCGCATGTTGCAGGAGGCTCACGAACTGATCGCGGCGGGCATCGATGCCCGGACGGGCCTGATCGAGCCCCACGGCCGGGAGGAAACGGCAGCCCTGATGGAGGGCATCCCGCAGATTCCTCTGAAAACCGTTTACTACAAAGGAAGAGAGCTACAGGAAATGGACCTGGACGCCATTATCATCGCCCATCCGGAAGTCGTTTTGGTGGATGAACTGGCGCATACAAACATTCCCGGCAGCCACAACGAAAAACGCTGGCAGGATGTGGTGGAGATCCTGGACAACGGCATCAACGTGATCACCGCTTTCAACGTCCAGCACCTGGAAAGCATGAACAGCCGGGTGGAAAAGATCGCCGGCATCGAAGTGAGCGAGACCATCCCCGACAAGATCCTCGAATACGCCGACGAGGTGGTCAACATCGACCTGCCGGCGGCCGACCTCATCAAGCGCATGCGGGAGGGCAAAATTTACAAGGGGGAGCGCATAGCCAGGGCTCTGGAAAATTTTTTCCAGCCGGAACGCATATTGCAGTTGCGGGACCTGGCCTTGCGGCAGGTAGCCTCGCAGATCGAAAGGAAAATCGAAAAAAGCCTGCCGCCGAAGGGCCGCATGCCCATCGAGCGGTTCATGGGCTGCATCAGCACCAATTACGAAGGCGGCAAAAAAATTATCCGCAAAACCGCCCGCCTGGCCGGGCACTATCAGGCCGAATGGTATGTTTTATACGTGCAAACCTCCAGAGAAAGCACGGAAAAAATAGGCCTGAAAGAGCAGCGCAAGCTCATCGGCAATTTCAAGCTGGCCAGGGAAATGGGCGGAGAAGTCCTCAGCATTTCAGCGGAGAATGCGCCCAGGGGGATCGCCGGCAAAGCCCTGGAACTCGACATCACCAATATCGTCATCGGCAGGCCCGATTTCTCCATCTGGCGGCAAGTCGCCGGGCGGAATTTTCTCATCCGGTTGCTGAAATACCTGAGAGGCACGGAAATCGACATTATTATCGTGTTCTAA
- a CDS encoding HAMP domain-containing protein, which produces MKIKHQLLLSFGFLFAVILLLGGVGSYYIYRLARDSRAIIQDNNRSLDFMQEIDEALDDIQFLLAGPTAAGYEEPLAVIRKSLEQQQANITERGEERLTRQLKALFGRLEGALAATPPDALAIRTEIHEVNTLVNTIFHLNQDAIEQRNQTAGKTADEVFLYMIIFGAGGIIIGLLVTVGMPSVISRPVDALDKAISQVARGRYDIEVPIITENELGRLARSFNKMARKLQEYEESNYARILFEKKRLDAVINQFYGAVIGLDESKAIIFVNNRALSLLGMERSQLLGRLAPDIALANPLMQRLTSRLMIGFDYWEKEAYGPIKITEDKQEKLFAQEVIHVSMKPTGEDRRVLIGHVIILTDITEFAEKDRAKTRFIATLSHELKTPVAAIDLAASLLENEKTGALGEGQRECLATIRGNNKRIQRIINEILDLSKIESGSIEVINEKTSVEQLISKAVLGVIPFAVDKQIDIKTNLPDPGASVMADPQKAIWVLNNFLTNAIRYSPSGDVIEVSALENEVDFTIAVRDNGKGIAPELKDRLFQPYARSKDDKTEGAGLGLAISKEFIEAMGGSIGVRSEAGQGVEFWIKLRKARG; this is translated from the coding sequence ATGAAGATCAAGCATCAACTTCTTTTGTCCTTCGGCTTCCTGTTCGCAGTGATCCTGCTGCTGGGAGGCGTAGGCAGTTATTACATTTACCGCCTGGCCAGGGATTCGAGGGCCATCATCCAGGACAACAACCGATCGCTGGACTTTATGCAGGAAATCGACGAAGCGCTCGACGATATACAGTTCCTGCTGGCCGGCCCGACAGCGGCAGGTTATGAAGAACCGCTGGCCGTTATCCGGAAAAGCCTGGAGCAACAGCAGGCCAATATCACTGAAAGGGGAGAAGAAAGGCTGACCCGGCAACTCAAGGCACTGTTCGGCAGGCTGGAAGGCGCCCTGGCCGCCACTCCCCCCGACGCCCTGGCCATAAGGACAGAGATCCATGAGGTGAACACACTGGTAAACACCATTTTCCACCTCAACCAGGACGCCATCGAGCAGCGCAACCAAACCGCCGGCAAAACGGCGGATGAAGTTTTTCTCTATATGATCATCTTCGGCGCCGGCGGCATCATCATCGGCCTGCTGGTTACGGTCGGCATGCCCTCGGTCATTTCCAGGCCCGTCGACGCGCTCGACAAAGCGATCAGCCAGGTGGCCAGGGGCCGCTATGATATAGAGGTTCCCATCATCACCGAGAACGAATTGGGCAGGCTGGCCCGTTCGTTCAACAAAATGGCGCGCAAACTCCAGGAATACGAAGAGAGCAATTACGCCAGGATCCTGTTCGAAAAAAAGCGCCTGGACGCCGTCATCAACCAGTTTTACGGCGCCGTGATCGGCCTGGACGAGTCGAAAGCCATCATTTTCGTCAACAACCGCGCCTTGTCTCTCCTCGGCATGGAACGAAGCCAGCTCCTCGGCCGGCTTGCGCCGGACATCGCCCTGGCCAACCCGCTGATGCAAAGGCTGACCAGCCGGCTGATGATCGGGTTTGACTATTGGGAAAAAGAAGCGTACGGGCCCATCAAGATCACTGAAGACAAACAGGAAAAACTGTTTGCCCAGGAAGTCATCCACGTTTCCATGAAACCCACCGGCGAAGACCGCAGGGTATTGATCGGCCATGTGATCATACTGACGGACATTACCGAATTCGCTGAAAAAGACCGCGCCAAGACCCGCTTCATCGCCACCCTGAGCCATGAGCTCAAAACGCCGGTAGCCGCTATCGACCTGGCTGCCAGCCTGCTGGAAAACGAAAAAACGGGCGCGCTCGGCGAAGGCCAGCGCGAATGCCTGGCAACCATCCGGGGAAACAACAAACGCATACAGCGCATCATCAACGAAATCCTTGACCTGTCGAAGATCGAGAGCGGGAGCATTGAGGTCATCAATGAAAAAACAAGCGTTGAACAACTGATCAGCAAAGCCGTGCTGGGCGTCATCCCATTTGCTGTGGACAAACAGATCGACATCAAAACCAACCTTCCGGACCCCGGCGCTTCAGTTATGGCCGACCCTCAAAAGGCGATTTGGGTGCTCAACAACTTTCTCACTAATGCCATCCGGTATTCCCCTTCCGGCGACGTCATTGAAGTGAGCGCCCTGGAAAACGAAGTCGATTTTACTATTGCCGTCAGGGACAACGGCAAGGGGATCGCGCCTGAGCTGAAAGACAGGCTGTTCCAGCCCTACGCCCGCTCGAAAGACGACAAGACGGAAGGCGCAGGCCTGGGACTGGCTATCTCCAAAGAATTTATCGAAGCTATGGGCGGAAGCATCGGGGTCCGCTCTGAAGCCGGGCAGGGCGTGGAGTTCTGGATCAAACTTAGGAAGGCGCGAGGTTGA
- a CDS encoding AAA family ATPase translates to MTGRKRIQKGNSDFKYIIENNGYFVDKTLLIKEFYESDDHVLLMPRPRRFGKTLNLSMIEHFFDVNKKESAGLFSGFKISAEEGFCNAHQNKYPVINISLKSARGDNWESCLMHLKRLVSEAYEEHKYLLKSDKLEGYEKQNITEIILKKGGQADYAFSLFNLSKYLTAHFGAKAIVLVDEYDTPVIDGYKEKYYDKIIKFMQVFMGSAFKENPYLHKGLITGIMRIARESIFSEMNNIGVYTILDPYFADKFGFTEEETIGILNHFGLQGHFQEVQQWYNGYRFGDTGQIYNPWSIVNYISRKEQGFKAYWINTGTDSLIKERIMEPDINQTYDTLQQLIAGQTIEKAINENFVFSDFTADRELLWTLLTFSGYLTQAKEVSRKTYQLRVPNYEVKTVFQDIVMAWLHQDVKIQRELLISTAEHLINNRLPAFEKGFKKIMGDTFSYFDTGGDAEKAFQSYVLGLLAIIGDDYIIRSNRESGEGRYDIMLMPHDKSQYGVVIEIKQIKREEKETEQAFSKRINAALAEAARQMEQKKYYKELLAHKVEKIIQLPIVFAGKEPFVFPVQ, encoded by the coding sequence ATGACCGGAAGGAAAAGAATACAAAAGGGCAATTCAGATTTTAAATACATTATCGAAAACAATGGCTATTTTGTAGATAAGACACTGCTTATCAAAGAGTTTTATGAAAGCGACGACCACGTGCTGCTCATGCCCCGCCCCCGCCGTTTTGGCAAAACTCTGAACTTGTCGATGATCGAACACTTTTTCGACGTCAACAAAAAAGAGAGCGCCGGGTTGTTTTCGGGATTTAAAATAAGCGCGGAAGAAGGTTTTTGCAACGCCCACCAGAATAAATACCCGGTGATCAATATTTCTTTGAAAAGCGCCCGGGGGGACAATTGGGAAAGTTGTCTGATGCATTTAAAGAGGCTTGTTTCAGAGGCATACGAGGAACATAAATACCTGTTAAAATCCGATAAATTAGAAGGTTATGAAAAGCAAAATATAACAGAAATCATTTTGAAAAAAGGCGGGCAAGCTGATTACGCCTTCAGCCTTTTCAATTTGAGCAAATACTTAACTGCTCATTTTGGCGCCAAAGCCATCGTCCTCGTCGACGAATATGATACGCCGGTCATCGACGGGTATAAAGAAAAATACTACGACAAGATCATCAAATTCATGCAGGTGTTCATGGGTTCGGCTTTTAAGGAGAACCCCTACCTGCACAAAGGGCTGATCACGGGCATTATGCGCATAGCGCGCGAGAGCATTTTTTCCGAGATGAACAACATCGGCGTTTATACCATACTCGACCCTTATTTTGCCGATAAGTTTGGTTTTACGGAAGAGGAAACAATAGGTATTTTAAATCATTTTGGCCTTCAGGGCCATTTTCAGGAAGTGCAGCAATGGTATAATGGGTATCGGTTTGGCGATACCGGCCAAATTTACAACCCCTGGTCCATTGTCAATTACATATCGCGAAAAGAACAGGGGTTCAAAGCCTACTGGATCAATACCGGGACCGACTCGCTCATCAAAGAACGGATCATGGAACCGGATATCAACCAAACCTACGACACGCTGCAGCAATTGATAGCCGGCCAAACCATTGAAAAGGCCATAAACGAGAATTTCGTCTTTTCTGATTTTACTGCGGATAGAGAATTGCTATGGACGCTTCTAACCTTCAGCGGTTATTTGACGCAAGCCAAAGAGGTCAGCAGGAAAACTTATCAGTTGAGAGTCCCCAATTATGAGGTCAAGACCGTTTTCCAGGATATCGTCATGGCCTGGCTGCACCAGGATGTGAAAATCCAAAGGGAATTGTTGATTTCTACCGCCGAGCATTTAATCAACAACCGGCTGCCGGCCTTTGAAAAAGGCTTTAAAAAAATTATGGGCGATACTTTCAGTTATTTCGATACGGGCGGCGATGCCGAGAAAGCCTTTCAATCTTATGTATTGGGTTTATTAGCCATCATCGGCGACGATTATATCATCCGATCCAACCGCGAAAGCGGAGAAGGCCGGTATGACATCATGCTGATGCCACATGACAAAAGCCAATATGGCGTAGTCATTGAGATCAAACAAATCAAAAGAGAGGAAAAAGAAACGGAGCAGGCTTTTTCTAAACGGATTAACGCCGCCCTGGCCGAAGCCGCCCGTCAAATGGAGCAAAAAAAGTATTACAAAGAACTGCTTGCCCATAAGGTCGAAAAGATCATCCAACTGCCCATCGTTTTTGCCGGGAAAGAACCTTTTGTTTTTCCGGTGCAATAA
- a CDS encoding DEAD/DEAH box helicase: MQLFTEKQKQAELEIVYDLYPAAQGLFLPMAYIVSKDRGGQLAHILQKALPETVEAVGLPLEPVQERLFQIVDRLQPKALEKRFNPPKRKPKELAALLEDREVARAVANYVHRELDTLLRLATQHQFPLTWAVNRTVLVKDFVLEYREAPLEPRLYFARENDGVRYRLQLADEKGAWPVHSRDVVPITNNPAWLFVDYRLYQAPEINGNMVKPFRKKEEVIIPQKSVKTYFQKFILKVAARADIEAEGFEVVQYDKLEACRLEPVQDLFNNHWVLSVQMQYRGAVFNWSDKKEKRTTLEFGDGEEVRILQAARDPEAEKEFLGKLRGFGLENKTGSYFQPPGEREDPFFLLEWLSEQRNALEAAGFSMVEPSFDGQPACLQKAKLDLNTEQRNDWFDLYGTVAVGNHTFPFTALAKNIREGNRLYKLPDGHIFVIPLEWMARYKAIFQFGKKDREHLRLAKSQYTLLDEIGIQEGIETVEENENLSGFQPSPLLKASLRPYQLEGLKWLVQLYENQLGACLADDMGLGKTLQTIAALLYAKEQQGKQKSPAPSASRQLGLFEAPADTDFLNPLNALIVLPASLVFNWEAELQKFAPSLQVYRHTGPKRYADRRLLQRFDVILTTYQTALRDVKILKQLEYEYIILDESQQIKNKDSKVFKAINELEARHKISLSGTPIENSLSDLWAQMQFINPNLLGSYNFFKREFITPIEKYGDEEKKNRLRRLANPYLLRRTKEEVASDLPELTVKLFYSEMAPEQKRLYEREKSAARNFLLDNYQGGNPKFRFQVLQSLTKLRQLANHPKMAVDSYEKESGKFNDVMEHWDVVRRGGHKALIFSSFVKHLELYRQEFESHSLPYAWLTGSQNSKQREAAIRAFQENPNVQPFLVSIKSGGTGLNLTAADYVFILDPWWNPTTEQQAIARAHRIGRDKSVIAIKFITKDSIEEKILRLQEKKSQLAEDIIGEVGKASFTKGDIDYLFD; this comes from the coding sequence ATGCAGCTCTTCACCGAAAAACAAAAGCAAGCCGAACTCGAAATCGTCTACGACCTCTACCCCGCTGCGCAGGGACTCTTCCTGCCCATGGCCTACATCGTGAGCAAGGACCGGGGTGGCCAGTTGGCGCATATCCTGCAGAAAGCCCTGCCCGAGACGGTGGAAGCGGTCGGGCTACCGCTGGAGCCGGTGCAGGAGCGCCTCTTCCAAATCGTTGATAGACTACAGCCAAAAGCCCTGGAAAAGCGTTTTAACCCGCCCAAAAGGAAGCCCAAAGAGCTGGCAGCCCTCCTGGAAGACAGAGAGGTGGCCCGCGCCGTCGCCAACTATGTTCACCGCGAGCTGGATACGTTGCTCCGCCTCGCCACCCAACACCAGTTCCCCCTCACCTGGGCCGTGAACCGCACCGTGCTGGTCAAGGACTTTGTGCTGGAATACCGGGAGGCGCCGCTGGAACCCCGGTTATACTTCGCCAGGGAAAACGACGGCGTGCGCTACCGCCTCCAACTGGCCGACGAAAAAGGGGCCTGGCCAGTCCACTCCCGGGATGTCGTGCCCATCACCAACAATCCCGCCTGGCTGTTCGTCGATTACCGCCTGTACCAGGCACCCGAGATCAACGGCAACATGGTCAAACCCTTCCGGAAGAAGGAAGAGGTCATCATCCCGCAGAAGTCGGTAAAAACTTATTTCCAGAAATTCATCCTCAAGGTGGCGGCCCGGGCCGATATAGAGGCGGAGGGCTTTGAGGTCGTGCAGTACGACAAGCTGGAGGCTTGCCGGCTGGAACCCGTGCAAGACTTGTTCAACAACCATTGGGTGCTTTCTGTACAAATGCAGTACCGCGGCGCCGTTTTCAACTGGAGCGACAAAAAAGAAAAACGCACCACCCTGGAATTTGGAGACGGCGAAGAGGTGCGCATCCTGCAGGCGGCCCGAGATCCCGAAGCGGAAAAAGAATTTCTTGGCAAACTGCGGGGATTTGGCCTGGAAAACAAAACCGGAAGTTATTTCCAGCCACCGGGAGAGCGAGAGGATCCTTTCTTTTTGCTGGAATGGCTCAGCGAACAACGGAATGCCCTGGAAGCTGCCGGGTTTTCTATGGTCGAACCCTCTTTCGACGGACAGCCCGCCTGCCTGCAAAAGGCCAAACTGGACCTGAACACGGAGCAACGCAACGACTGGTTCGACCTCTATGGCACAGTGGCAGTCGGCAATCACACCTTTCCTTTCACTGCCCTGGCGAAAAACATCCGGGAAGGCAACCGCCTTTACAAACTGCCCGATGGGCACATTTTTGTCATCCCCCTGGAATGGATGGCCCGATATAAAGCTATATTTCAGTTTGGCAAAAAAGACAGAGAGCACCTGCGGCTGGCCAAAAGCCAGTATACTTTATTGGATGAGATAGGCATACAGGAAGGGATAGAAACTGTGGAAGAAAACGAAAACCTGTCCGGTTTTCAGCCTTCTCCCTTATTGAAGGCCAGCCTGCGGCCCTATCAACTGGAAGGGTTAAAATGGCTGGTGCAGCTGTACGAAAACCAACTGGGAGCCTGCCTGGCCGACGACATGGGCCTCGGCAAAACCCTGCAAACGATCGCCGCCCTGCTCTACGCCAAGGAGCAGCAGGGGAAGCAGAAAAGCCCGGCTCCTTCCGCCAGCCGCCAGCTCGGCCTCTTTGAAGCGCCCGCCGACACCGATTTCCTGAACCCGCTGAACGCCCTCATCGTCCTGCCGGCCTCTCTGGTGTTCAACTGGGAAGCCGAATTGCAGAAATTCGCCCCCAGCCTGCAGGTTTACCGCCATACCGGCCCCAAACGCTACGCCGACCGGCGCCTGCTGCAACGCTTCGACGTCATCCTGACTACCTACCAGACCGCTCTGCGGGATGTGAAAATACTGAAACAACTGGAATACGAATACATCATCCTGGACGAAAGCCAGCAGATCAAGAACAAGGACAGCAAAGTGTTCAAGGCCATCAACGAGCTGGAAGCCCGCCATAAGATCTCCCTCAGCGGCACGCCCATCGAGAATTCCCTGTCCGACCTCTGGGCGCAGATGCAGTTCATCAACCCCAACCTGCTGGGCAGCTACAACTTTTTCAAGCGGGAATTCATCACCCCCATCGAAAAATACGGCGACGAGGAAAAGAAAAACCGCCTGCGCCGCCTGGCTAACCCCTACCTGCTGCGCCGCACCAAAGAAGAAGTGGCCAGCGATTTGCCGGAACTGACCGTCAAGCTGTTCTATTCCGAGATGGCGCCGGAACAAAAGCGCCTGTACGAACGGGAAAAATCCGCCGCCCGCAATTTCCTGCTCGACAATTACCAGGGCGGCAACCCGAAATTCCGCTTTCAGGTACTCCAGTCTCTGACCAAACTGCGGCAACTGGCCAACCATCCCAAAATGGCGGTGGACAGTTATGAGAAAGAGAGCGGCAAATTCAACGACGTGATGGAACACTGGGATGTGGTTCGCCGGGGCGGGCACAAGGCCCTTATCTTCAGCTCCTTTGTCAAGCACCTCGAATTGTACCGCCAGGAATTCGAAAGCCACAGCCTTCCCTACGCCTGGCTCACCGGCAGCCAGAACAGCAAGCAAAGAGAAGCCGCCATCCGGGCCTTCCAGGAGAATCCCAACGTGCAGCCCTTTCTCGTTTCCATTAAATCGGGCGGCACCGGCCTCAACCTCACTGCCGCCGACTACGTCTTCATCCTCGACCCCTGGTGGAACCCCACCACCGAGCAGCAGGCCATCGCCCGCGCCCACCGCATCGGGCGGGATAAAAGCGTCATCGCCATCAAGTTCATCACCAAAGACAGCATTGAGGAGAAAATCCTTCGATTGCAGGAAAAAAAATCTCAACTGGCGGAGGATATTATCGGGGAGGTTGGGAAAGCCAGCTTCACGAAAGGAGATATTGACTACCTGTTTGACTAA
- a CDS encoding carboxypeptidase-like regulatory domain-containing protein yields the protein MKKISFFLTALIFLGSCREDTLEFQSYGRLIGEVLDADSLVPITGVSITTNPETELVATDELGEFLIDSLLEGSYSIRGRLAGYEDAIISVQLQGDRTNSVTLLMSKDLSLNNPPSIPLVVQPADGAQGVDPNLTLAWTSSDANGDSLTYDVYLFPSDTSAGIPLALELADTFLNVEGMKFNQKYYWQVIAKDGVNPPTYGEVWSFGIREFPRDEYRYAFVRSVNGTLTIFGGTESLGATGEELSFQLTNGAKSYWRPRLRPILRDKMAALSVVGSDVHIFVLERDGANPRQVTPPHMPLRSKDASLASYCWSPTGDQLMYMNFGQLYRVNIDGSGLDLVAEADDGYLFTGVDWTARNNTIIATAERPGSSQSKLYKFRIGIDSVPEAILETELNGQIRHPVFAPDGKRIAFTYNFSGDFSANGLPLDTEIRVYNIETMSGHNSLSSTGTSSNGKLDGTNDLQPKFTNGGAKVLFVNKPVDNIGPSKVMIMDAVTGQNNRTLLFNNADMPDWN from the coding sequence ATGAAAAAAATATCCTTTTTCCTAACCGCATTGATCTTCCTGGGAAGTTGCCGGGAAGACACCCTGGAGTTCCAATCCTACGGGCGGCTGATCGGGGAAGTGCTCGATGCCGATTCCCTGGTTCCCATCACCGGCGTAAGCATTACTACCAACCCCGAGACGGAACTCGTGGCCACCGATGAACTCGGAGAATTTCTCATCGATTCGCTTTTGGAAGGATCTTACAGCATCCGGGGCAGGCTTGCCGGATATGAAGACGCCATCATCAGCGTGCAACTCCAAGGAGACCGGACCAATTCCGTCACCTTGTTGATGTCGAAAGACCTGAGCCTGAACAACCCTCCTTCCATTCCATTAGTAGTGCAACCGGCGGATGGAGCGCAGGGTGTAGACCCCAACCTCACACTGGCATGGACAAGCTCTGACGCCAACGGCGACAGCCTCACTTACGATGTATACCTGTTTCCTTCCGATACCAGCGCAGGCATCCCGCTCGCCCTGGAGTTGGCCGATACCTTCCTGAATGTCGAAGGCATGAAGTTCAACCAGAAGTATTACTGGCAGGTGATCGCCAAGGACGGGGTGAACCCTCCCACCTACGGAGAAGTGTGGAGCTTTGGGATACGCGAGTTTCCCCGAGATGAGTATCGTTATGCGTTTGTACGGTCTGTAAATGGCACTTTAACCATATTCGGAGGCACGGAATCCCTGGGAGCAACGGGCGAGGAATTGTCTTTTCAACTTACCAATGGGGCTAAGTCCTATTGGAGGCCGAGGCTGCGGCCCATATTGAGAGATAAAATGGCGGCATTGAGCGTGGTAGGTTCAGATGTCCACATTTTCGTCCTGGAACGGGATGGGGCCAACCCCAGGCAGGTTACTCCCCCCCACATGCCATTGCGCTCTAAAGATGCATCTCTGGCCTCCTACTGCTGGTCTCCCACCGGAGATCAACTGATGTACATGAATTTCGGGCAGCTGTACCGGGTCAACATCGACGGAAGCGGCCTTGACCTGGTCGCAGAAGCCGATGACGGATACCTTTTTACCGGCGTCGACTGGACTGCCCGCAACAATACCATTATCGCTACTGCCGAAAGGCCGGGAAGCTCTCAGAGCAAATTGTATAAGTTCCGGATCGGTATTGATTCGGTTCCGGAGGCTATACTGGAAACAGAACTCAACGGGCAAATCCGGCACCCGGTTTTCGCGCCGGATGGAAAAAGGATAGCCTTTACCTACAACTTCAGTGGCGATTTTTCCGCCAACGGGTTGCCCCTCGACACCGAGATTCGCGTTTACAATATCGAAACCATGTCCGGCCACAACAGCTTGTCGTCTACTGGCACATCCAGCAACGGTAAGTTAGACGGCACGAATGACCTTCAACCCAAATTCACAAACGGCGGCGCCAAAGTGCTATTCGTCAATAAACCGGTGGATAACATCGGGCCGTCTAAAGTGATGATAATGGATGCGGTGACAGGCCAAAACAACCGGACTTTACTGTTCAATAACGCCGATATGCCAGATTGGAATTAA